The following are from one region of the Pseudomonadota bacterium genome:
- a CDS encoding 1-acyl-sn-glycerol-3-phosphate acyltransferase produces the protein MLDRLKAAWIVLWWALASMVFFAPISLAGFVGPSGRLAFRLCQGWTWWATVVCGVRLEVVHNPGVDASRSYIIMSNHQSLFDIPALMLGLGLQFRWVIKKSFVYVPLFGWALWAARHVFIDRSNPKRSLRSMDAAARRLPKGVSIAVFPEGTRSDDGAIREFKSGGFLLAVRNGLPILPVTVNGSWRLLPDKRSMAFHSGPIQMIVGEPIETAGHDRKKMDALVERTRAAIAARLDPEYPRRG, from the coding sequence ATGCTCGACAGGCTCAAGGCCGCCTGGATCGTGCTCTGGTGGGCGCTCGCCTCGATGGTGTTCTTCGCGCCGATCTCGCTCGCCGGGTTCGTCGGCCCGAGCGGGCGGCTCGCGTTCCGCCTGTGCCAGGGCTGGACGTGGTGGGCGACGGTCGTCTGCGGCGTGCGGCTCGAGGTCGTGCACAACCCCGGCGTCGACGCCTCGCGCTCGTACATCATCATGTCCAACCACCAGTCGCTCTTCGACATCCCGGCGCTCATGCTCGGGCTCGGGCTGCAGTTCCGGTGGGTGATCAAGAAGTCGTTCGTGTACGTGCCGCTCTTCGGGTGGGCGCTGTGGGCCGCGCGGCACGTGTTCATCGATCGCTCGAACCCCAAGCGGTCACTGCGCAGCATGGACGCCGCGGCGCGGAGGCTCCCCAAGGGCGTGAGCATCGCCGTGTTCCCCGAGGGCACGCGCTCGGACGACGGCGCCATCCGCGAGTTCAAGAGCGGCGGGTTCCTGCTCGCGGTGCGGAACGGCCTGCCGATCCTGCCGGTCACCGTGAACGGCTCGTGGCGCCTGCTGCCGGACAAGCGGTCGATGGCGTTCCACTCGGGACCCATCCAGATGATCGTGGGCGAGCCTATCGAGACGGCCGGGCACGACCGCAAGAAGATGGACGCGCTCGTCGAGCGGACCCGCGCCGCGATCGCCGCGCGCCTGGATCCGGAGTACCCGCGGCGGGGCTGA